A window of the Phaseolus vulgaris cultivar G19833 chromosome 5, P. vulgaris v2.0, whole genome shotgun sequence genome harbors these coding sequences:
- the LOC137835802 gene encoding hydroxyacylglutathione hydrolase 2, mitochondrial-like yields the protein MHQILSKTSSAMATFPCSRVRSGLCVWPNVRQLCFRKGILYGFMRLFSTPLKTLRGASRTLRVAQFCSVANMSSSLQIELVPCLKDNYAYLLHDVDTGTVGVVDPSEAVPVIDVLSRKNRNLTYILNTHHHHDHTGGNVELKARYGAKVIGSGTDKERIPGIDIHLNDGDKWMFAGHEVRVMDTPGHTRGHISFYFPGSGAIFTGDTLFSLSCGKLFEGSPKEMMSSLKKIMSLPDDTNIYCGHEYTLNNTKFALSIEPENKELQSYAAHVAYLRSKGLPTIPTTLKVEKACNPFLRTSSGAIRQSLNIATTANDAEALAVIRQTKDNF from the exons ATGCACCAGATTCTCTCCAAGACTTCATCTGCTATGGCCACTTTTCCTTGTTCCAGG GTGAGAAGTGGGTTATGCGTGTGGCCAAATGTTAGACAACTTTGCTTTAGAAAAGGCATTCTGTATGGATTTATGCGATTGTTTTCTACACCATTGAAAACTCTGCGTGGAGCAAGTCGCACGCTGAGGGTGGCTCAATTTTGCAGTGTTGCCAATATGTCTTCCTCGTTGCAGATTGAATTG gTACCTTGCCTGAAGGACAATTATGCGTATCTTTTACATGATGTGGATACGGGTACGGTTGGTGTTGTTGATCCTTCTGAAGCTGTGCCTGTCATAGATGTCCTGAGCAGGAAAAATCGAAATTTAACATACATACTCAACACTCACCATCATCATGATCACACTGGTGGAAATGTAGAATTGAAAGCAAGATATGGGGCAAAG GTGATTGGTTCAGGAACTGACAAGGAAAGGATTCCTGGCATTGATATCCATTTGAATGATGGTGATAAGTGGATGTTTGCTGGCCATGAGGTGCGTGTAATGGACACACCTGGTCACACCCGAG GCCATATAAGCTTCTATTTTCCTGGATCTGGGGCAATTTTTACAGGAGACACTTTGTTCAGCTTATCATGTGGCAAGCTGTTTGAAGGAAGCCCTAAGGAG ATGATGTCTTCTCTTAAAAAGATCATGTCCCTGCCAGATGATACAAATATATACTGTGGACACGAGTATACATTG AACAATACAAAGTTTGCATTGTCCATCGAACCTGAAAACAAAGAACTTCAATCCTATGCTGCTCATGTAGCTTACCTTCGAAGTAAAGGCTTGCCCACA ATTCCCACCACACTGAAGGTGGAAAAGGCTTGTAATCCATTCCTGCGTACATCCAGTGGTGCAATCAGGCAATCATTAAATATTGCAACCACAGCAAATGATGCAGAAGCTCTTGCTGTCATCCGGCAAACAAAGGAtaatttttag
- the LOC137835803 gene encoding uncharacterized protein isoform X2: MDRSKSPRKVYSGGVGERERRERVRSNGVGGSGKEEVQSNKTSAVFGRGKSQPQPVKPPLKIEVKKESLTRLRSTNSRSIPSSPSSCYSLPISFEKFSNGVRQHQTKVGAKVGVVETGKLVRGVSSPAAKKIANPIRNLVQGIELGTKALRKSWEGSMEVKTRESSKTRVASKFDPKPELSTPWRRSISNEKGPSKEEGKIKAPTKPAKEQHKTQTSTKKANANGTTAEPEKSSKQRTSIGKKAEVSNLPGNLVKVSLSNRKVTDVTVQWSSLPSSISKLGREVMMQRDAAQIAATEAMQEAAAAESLLQCLRTYSELTNSAKEQNPQPAVEQFLTLHASLSSTRIISESLSKPIPDCSSPDYEKGTAEEVLKVKSDRQKQAASWVQAALTTNLSSFAVFTRESQTSRPPASSSSQNQKNVVGSQPMLVLHNSSEDASSKVPAKTRLTANSKHASQGTLRKPGDGLLNGQKQLVQPPPEWVRGNSLNEVANLVEMLQLQSRDWFLGFVERFLDSDGDTTLSGNDQIAGMLTQLKSVNDWLDEIISRKDEGESCQISAETIDRLRKKIYEYLLTHVESAAAALSGGSQSAPQIQTTQIKAKR; encoded by the exons ATGGATAGATCGAAGTCTCCGAGGAAAGTTTATAGTGGTGGGGTTGGAGAGAgggagaggagagagagagtgagATCAAATGGTGTTGGTGGGAGTGGTAAGGAGGAAGTACAATCCAACAAGACTAGTGCTGTTTTTGGTAGGGGCAAATCTCAGCCTCAGCCAGTGAAGCCTCCACTCAAGATTGAGGTGAAGAAGGAGTCCTTGACTAGATTGAGGTCTACCAATTCGCGCTCCATTCCTTCGTCCCCAAGTAGCTGCTACTCGTTGCCGATCTCATTTGAGAAATTTTCCAATGGGGTCAGGCAACACCAGACTAAGGTTGGGGCTAAGGTGGGAGTGGTGGAGACAGGAAAGTTGGTTCGTGGAGTTAGTAGTCCTGCTGCAAAGAAAATTGCGAATCCGATTAGAAATTTGGTGCAGGGAATTGAGCTGGGAACAAAGGCTCTGCGGAAGAGCTGGGAAGGGAGTATGGAGGTCAAGACTAGAGAGTCCTCCAAAACCAGGGTTGCATCCAAGTTTGATCCTAAGCCTGAACTAAGT ACTCCTTGGAGGAGAAGCATTTCAAACGAAAAAGGACCATCTAAAGAGGAGGGGAAGATCAAAGCACCAACAAAACCCGCTAAGGAACAACACAAGACTCAAACGTCTACAAAGAAGGCTAATGCTAATGGAACTACAGCAGAACCAGAAAAGTCGAGCAAGCAAAGAACTTCCATTGGAAAGAAAGCAGAAGTTTCTAACCTCCCTGGAAATTTGGTCAAAGTTTCTCTAAGTAATAGAAAAGTGACAGATGTGACTGTTCAATGGTCTTCACTCCCCTCATCTATTTCAAAACTTGGAAGG GAAGTAATGATGCAGAGAGATGCAGCACAGATAGCAGCAACTGAGGCTATGCAAGAGGCTGCTGCTGCAGAGAGTTTACTGCAATGTCTAAG AACATATTCAGAGCTAACTAATTCTGCTAAGGAACAGAACCCACAGCCAGCAGTAGAGCAGTTTTTAACTCTTCATGCTAGCTTGAGTAGTACCCGGATAATATCTGAATCCTTATCAAAACCCATTCCAGATTGTTCATCTCCAGATTATGAAAAGGGTACAGCGGAAGAAGTACTAAAAGTAAAATCAGACAGACAAAAACAAGCGGCTTCCTGGGTCCAGGCAGCCTTGACCACCAATCTGTCATCCTTTGCTGTTTTTACAAGAGAATCTCAAACATCCAGGCCTCCAGCTTCAAGCAGCTCTCAAAATCAAAAGAATGTCGTGGGAAGTCAACCCATGTTAGTTCTACACAATTCAAGTGAAGATGCTTCATCAAAAGTTCCTGCAAAGACCCGTCTGACAGCTAATTCTAAGCATGCCTCACAAGGAACTCTTCGCAAACCGGGTGATGGGTTATTAAATGGGCAGAAGCAGCTAGTCCAACCACCCCCTGAATGGGTTAGAGGAAATAGCCTCAATGAGGTAGCTAATTTGGTCGAAATGTTGCAGTTACAATCCCGAGACTGGTTTTTGGGATTTGTTGAGAGATTCTTAGACAGTGATGGGGACACTACCTTGTCAGGTAATGACCAAATAGCAGGAATGCTCACTCAACTAAAAAGTGTTAATGACTGGTTAGATGAGATAATTTCGAGGAAGGATGAGGGAGAATCATGCCAGATATCAGCAGAGACAATTGATCGGTTGAGGAAGAAAATATATGAGTATCTTCTTACACATGTCGAGTCTGCTGCTGCTGCACTCAGTGGTGGATCACAATCGGCACCTCAGATCCAAACAACACAGATTAAAGCTAAAAGATGA
- the LOC137835803 gene encoding uncharacterized protein isoform X1: MANLVPGVLLKLLQHMNTDVKVGGEHRSSLLQVVSIVPALAGGELFPNQGFYLKVSDSSHATYVSLPDEHDDLILSDKIQLGQFVFVDRLEGASPVPILRGVRPVPGRHPCVGTPEDIVATHSLAFLDNDKDKNGVSSGVSDMDRSKSPRKVYSGGVGERERRERVRSNGVGGSGKEEVQSNKTSAVFGRGKSQPQPVKPPLKIEVKKESLTRLRSTNSRSIPSSPSSCYSLPISFEKFSNGVRQHQTKVGAKVGVVETGKLVRGVSSPAAKKIANPIRNLVQGIELGTKALRKSWEGSMEVKTRESSKTRVASKFDPKPELSTPWRRSISNEKGPSKEEGKIKAPTKPAKEQHKTQTSTKKANANGTTAEPEKSSKQRTSIGKKAEVSNLPGNLVKVSLSNRKVTDVTVQWSSLPSSISKLGREVMMQRDAAQIAATEAMQEAAAAESLLQCLRTYSELTNSAKEQNPQPAVEQFLTLHASLSSTRIISESLSKPIPDCSSPDYEKGTAEEVLKVKSDRQKQAASWVQAALTTNLSSFAVFTRESQTSRPPASSSSQNQKNVVGSQPMLVLHNSSEDASSKVPAKTRLTANSKHASQGTLRKPGDGLLNGQKQLVQPPPEWVRGNSLNEVANLVEMLQLQSRDWFLGFVERFLDSDGDTTLSGNDQIAGMLTQLKSVNDWLDEIISRKDEGESCQISAETIDRLRKKIYEYLLTHVESAAAALSGGSQSAPQIQTTQIKAKR, encoded by the exons ATGGCGAATCTGGTTCCGGGGGTGCTTCTGAAGCTTCTGCAGCACATGAACACGGATGTGAAGGTTGGTGGTGAGCACAGGTCTTCGCTGCTGCAGGTTGTGAGCATTGTTCCGGCACTTGCAGGGGGCGAACTTTTCCCAAATCAAGGTTTTTACCTCAAAGTCTCTGATTCATCTCATGCTACTTATGTTTCTCTCCCTGATGAACATGATGATCTCATTCTCAGTGATAAGATTCAGTTGGGTCAGTTTGTGTTTGTTGATCGTTTGGAGGGTGCTTCTCCTGTCCCCATTCTGAGAGGGGTTAGGCCTGTTCCTGGGAGACACCCTTGTGTTGGAACCCCTGAGGATATTGTTGCAACTCATTCCCTTGCTTTCCTTGACAATGATAAGGACAAGAATGGGGTTTCTTCTGGTGTTTCTGACATGGATAGATCGAAGTCTCCGAGGAAAGTTTATAGTGGTGGGGTTGGAGAGAgggagaggagagagagagtgagATCAAATGGTGTTGGTGGGAGTGGTAAGGAGGAAGTACAATCCAACAAGACTAGTGCTGTTTTTGGTAGGGGCAAATCTCAGCCTCAGCCAGTGAAGCCTCCACTCAAGATTGAGGTGAAGAAGGAGTCCTTGACTAGATTGAGGTCTACCAATTCGCGCTCCATTCCTTCGTCCCCAAGTAGCTGCTACTCGTTGCCGATCTCATTTGAGAAATTTTCCAATGGGGTCAGGCAACACCAGACTAAGGTTGGGGCTAAGGTGGGAGTGGTGGAGACAGGAAAGTTGGTTCGTGGAGTTAGTAGTCCTGCTGCAAAGAAAATTGCGAATCCGATTAGAAATTTGGTGCAGGGAATTGAGCTGGGAACAAAGGCTCTGCGGAAGAGCTGGGAAGGGAGTATGGAGGTCAAGACTAGAGAGTCCTCCAAAACCAGGGTTGCATCCAAGTTTGATCCTAAGCCTGAACTAAGT ACTCCTTGGAGGAGAAGCATTTCAAACGAAAAAGGACCATCTAAAGAGGAGGGGAAGATCAAAGCACCAACAAAACCCGCTAAGGAACAACACAAGACTCAAACGTCTACAAAGAAGGCTAATGCTAATGGAACTACAGCAGAACCAGAAAAGTCGAGCAAGCAAAGAACTTCCATTGGAAAGAAAGCAGAAGTTTCTAACCTCCCTGGAAATTTGGTCAAAGTTTCTCTAAGTAATAGAAAAGTGACAGATGTGACTGTTCAATGGTCTTCACTCCCCTCATCTATTTCAAAACTTGGAAGG GAAGTAATGATGCAGAGAGATGCAGCACAGATAGCAGCAACTGAGGCTATGCAAGAGGCTGCTGCTGCAGAGAGTTTACTGCAATGTCTAAG AACATATTCAGAGCTAACTAATTCTGCTAAGGAACAGAACCCACAGCCAGCAGTAGAGCAGTTTTTAACTCTTCATGCTAGCTTGAGTAGTACCCGGATAATATCTGAATCCTTATCAAAACCCATTCCAGATTGTTCATCTCCAGATTATGAAAAGGGTACAGCGGAAGAAGTACTAAAAGTAAAATCAGACAGACAAAAACAAGCGGCTTCCTGGGTCCAGGCAGCCTTGACCACCAATCTGTCATCCTTTGCTGTTTTTACAAGAGAATCTCAAACATCCAGGCCTCCAGCTTCAAGCAGCTCTCAAAATCAAAAGAATGTCGTGGGAAGTCAACCCATGTTAGTTCTACACAATTCAAGTGAAGATGCTTCATCAAAAGTTCCTGCAAAGACCCGTCTGACAGCTAATTCTAAGCATGCCTCACAAGGAACTCTTCGCAAACCGGGTGATGGGTTATTAAATGGGCAGAAGCAGCTAGTCCAACCACCCCCTGAATGGGTTAGAGGAAATAGCCTCAATGAGGTAGCTAATTTGGTCGAAATGTTGCAGTTACAATCCCGAGACTGGTTTTTGGGATTTGTTGAGAGATTCTTAGACAGTGATGGGGACACTACCTTGTCAGGTAATGACCAAATAGCAGGAATGCTCACTCAACTAAAAAGTGTTAATGACTGGTTAGATGAGATAATTTCGAGGAAGGATGAGGGAGAATCATGCCAGATATCAGCAGAGACAATTGATCGGTTGAGGAAGAAAATATATGAGTATCTTCTTACACATGTCGAGTCTGCTGCTGCTGCACTCAGTGGTGGATCACAATCGGCACCTCAGATCCAAACAACACAGATTAAAGCTAAAAGATGA
- the LOC137835807 gene encoding large ribosomal subunit protein eL38z/eL38y encodes MPKQIHEIKDFLLTARRKDARSVKIKRSKDVVKFKVRCSKYLYTLCVFDSEKADKLKQSLPPGLSVQDV; translated from the exons ATG CCGAAGCAGATTCATGAGATTAAAGACTTCCTCCTCACCGCTAGGAGGAAGGATGCACGCTCTGTGAAAATCAAGAGGAGCAAAGATGTGGTGAAGTTCAAGGTTCGCTGCTCCAAGTACCTTTACACCCTCTGTGTGTTTGACTCAGAGAAGGCTGATAAGTTGAAGCAATCACTTCCTCCAG GTTTAAGTGTGCAGGATGTGTGA